aaattaaatactttccaaattcaaacGGAATGTAAATCGGTCAATCCAACAATCTAAAAtctttaaaaaggaaaaattttatatctctcaaaattaaataaattatataaacaaaaaattaattttattttttctaaaatactAAAGGTTGCCTCACAAGTTCGTAACCTCTTGACAATAAGTGGAGAGGGGGAGGGTGTTGTCCAGCCGCTCCTTGGTAACTCCGATTTGCACCACCATGAGCTAACGTTGTGGCCGCTAGTAGTCAAAGCTGTTTATCGTTTGCCTTCTAGTTTGGTCAACtcattgtaatttattttaaattaattcttcaaaagatttattaatttattaattttttataaaaaaattaaatctatatcaatctatttcatacatttcaaTTAAAAAACTTAAACTTATCTCAATGAGATTATAAAATACTACAATTTACAATTCAACTCGAATtatcttaatattcaaacataATTAATAGTTAAGCCAACGAAGATGAAAcatttctctctctataaaCGGCACGAAGCATTTCTCTTTCTATAAATTGCTTGTGACTCTCTTATTTACCTTAGTCGATATTCAAATCAAACAACAATAATAGTAATTAGATCACGACAAAAGTTGGGACTCTCCTCCATCCACCAGTTGTTAGGAGTGGCATCTGATCTAACAGTCATCACCCTTTGAaaaatgttgaacccaaggtttcaagtttcatgtgattataaatctacacatggatttttatgataacaaatgaattcaaagaataaatgagtttcaagttcaagttgttcacacaatgaaATCAAACACATTAAAGAACTAAGTATGagtaagaaggaaataagttcacattaaagtcatagaataatgttataaatctcttaaaattcgaaattaggattaatgctcaaaattaatattttatcataaagcattaaaatatattttccacatgtgcatgaatatttttgaaaattaaatttgaaaattttgaaagataattgattgtcatcttttgcatgtgcatgccttgattaaagggttgaactttgaaaatattaaagatgattgattgtcatctttcacatgtgcatgttttatttgaatattttcaaaagttattgatgcttttttagacttatacaaaaggtagatgattttatttgaaaaatttgaaaagtaaagtgtactccttttgtcatatacaaaaagtaaaagattaggtttgaattttttgaaaaggaaagtgtgctccttttgtcatatgcaaaaagtaaaagattaggtttgaatttttttttaaaaggaaagtgtgctccttttatcatatgtcaaaagtaaaatattaggtttgatttctttgaaaaagtaaatgatgttgtttttgacaattgaaaaagaagaaccttttatttcaattttttgaaaaagtgaatgatgttgtttttgacatgtgaatcttttttaatttgaatatgaagtctcatatgcctataaatagatcatttgagagtttcacatttacaacacctagagcatacaacattcattcaaaacttttattctctcttctctaagcattgagccttaatccttgttcattttgagagatatagtttgggctgtattgttcttatttcactcattgaggagtgttttctgataacttacccactatcagcttttgtataagaaaaagggtgtgtataaaccttgtgcgtgtagaaagtattctacacggggaatagttgaatcaccacgtgtaaggtgattgcaagtgtagagggtgttctacacggatcctttgtagcggtattgttcaaaggtgtaataggtttctatctccacctgaaggaggttgaatagtgaatttgggaatcttcaaggggtagcttgaggcgaggacgtaggcagtgggaccgaacctcgttaacatactgagtttgcttctctcttacccttactctttatatttattgttatttcatattttgtttatattttatattatatatttgatttataattgttattttttttaatacaactcaattcacccccctcttgtgttagtcatctgggcaacaattggtatcagagctaagagctctattataagattaactatcttttgagttaagatcttatggctaacattgcagcttcatttggtgaaggtcaatctagcaatcggcctccactcttttgtggagataattactcattctggaaagttagaatgagaatatttcttcaagctcaaggtagagaaatttggaaatgtattgtaaatggaccttatattccaagaaaagtggttgatggagtaaaggtaaaaaaggaagaagaagagtttgatcgtgaagacgatagactttatactttaaatttaactgctatgaatttattatataatgctcttaatggaaatgagtttaatagaataatgaattgcgctacggcaaaagaaatttgggataacttggaagtaacttatgaaggaacttcgcaagttaaggaatcaaaaatttatattcttacttatgaatatgaaatgtttaagataaatgatgatgaatctatttctagtatgcacactcgttttactaacatcataaacagcttgacagctcttggcaaaatttattccaaggtggagatagtaagaaaaattctcaactctttaccaaaacattgggaatcaaaagttacagcgattcttgaaactagagacctcaagaaactcgaagtcaatgaactcatcgggtcacttatcacccatgagtacatattgaaaagaggagaagaagaaggaaagccaaagaagagcttagcacttaaagctgttccgcatgaaagtgaaagtgatgaaaatgagaaaaatgacgataaagatgaagaagttgcgatgataacaagaagaattgagaggttcttgaagaaaaatagaactccttcgaagaaatccttcaaaaagtttttcaagaaagattcaggtaaaaatgacactttaatttgttataaatgcaataaacctggtcatatcaagccagattgtcctctgctaatgaaagatcgaaacaagagcaagaaagcaatgaaagctacatgagatgatgattcaagtagctcagatagtgaagcaagcaatgaagaatcagcaaatctttgtcttatggctaaagatgacattgagataacaaatcttgataatattgaaaatccttcatatgaaaaattgcaaaatattttagaagaggtttatgagaaatttgaaaaattggttaTCAAATATactctttgaaaaagaaaaatttttctttaacaaatgaaattgatattttaaaaaaagaaaatatcattttgaaagatgaaaatcttgaattgaataagaagaaaaccgatttagaaaatattgttgaaaactttacgaatggaaaaagaaattttgaaaaacttcttggtagttaaagatgtgtttttgacaaggcaggcttgggatatatgccaaaacaaaaatacaaaccttataaaaatttctttgataatccttctatatcaaaaaccaataatcaaaattattttcttaaaaataattttgtcaaaaaaagatattattataatcattcaagttcttcatatatgtcgcatgctatttacaatttttataatagaaatggtcataattatcatatttatcctattagaagaaatcatacaatgactgttagggccatatgggtacctaaaaatcttgtttcttttaatactaataaataaaggacccaaagaactttggtaccaagaaaaatcattttaattgtttttataggtatgcatgaagtcatccacaagcaaaaacaagtggtttttagatagtggatgttcaagacacatgacgggagacaagactaagttctttgatcttaaatctaaagaagaaggacacgtgacatttggagacaactcgaaagggaagatcgtgggaataggtaaaattggtaatgaatcttctctcataattgaagatgttctacttgttgaaggtttaaacataatcttttgagcataagtcaattatgtgataaaggatttacagttattttcaaaatggataaatgcattattttgaatgatcatgattgtaatatttgttttattgcttttagaattaacaatgtttatacaattgattttgaagaaattaccccccaagatgcaatttgtttttcagttcaaaatgaaactagttggttatggcataaaagactaggtcatgccaatatggaacttatttccaaactttcaaaaaatgatcttgtgagaggtttaccaaaaacatattttcttaaagacaaaatttgtgatgcatgtcaatttggtaaacaaacaaaaacttcttttaaaactaacaaacatatttccactactagaccattgcaactgatacacatggatctttttggaccaaatagagttgaaagtttagaaggaaaatattatgcatttgttattgttgataatttctctaaatatacttgtgtcatctttcttgctcataaagatgaggcacataatgcctttaccaagttatgcaagagaattcaaaatgaaaagggctatactattttaagtatccgaagtgatagaggaaaagagtttgttaataaaaatattgaaacattttgtgatgaaaatggttttgtgcataatttttctgctcctcgaactcctcaacaaaatggggtagtagagaggaaaaatagatctcttcaagagatggcaagaacaatgctcaataagaacaacttgcctagttatttttgggccgaagcggtaagtactgcatgttatattataaatagagttatgctaaggtctaagttagataaaaccccctatgagctttggaatgagaaaaaatccaacatcagttactttcatgtatttggatgcaaatgttttattttaaatgacagggataatttaagcaaatttgatgcaaaatctgatgaaggtatctttctcgggtattctactaatagtaaaacttatagagtattcaataaaaagactttgactgtataAGAATCTAtgtatgtagtatttgatgaatctaattctccactcttcaagaaatctattgatgaagaaacaggagatataaataacacggaaagtctcaatctcaacaaagagaaaacaatagaggaagtttaaCATGGAgtcatcaggaaagatcatcaaaatttaatacaagatgcaaccaaacagtcgaaatttgtgaaagatcattcagtggaataaattttgggagaaccttcacaaggtgtaagtactcgatcatctcttagaaatatttgcaatcatactgcttttctatctcaaattgaacccaaaaatattgatgacacatttcttgatgaatcttggattctaactatgcaagaagagtggaatcaatttgaaagaaatgatgtttggacacttgttcctagacccaaaaatcatagtattattggaacaaaatgagtttttagaaaaaagaaagatgagtccggagtcattactagaaataaggctcgacttgtagtccaaggttttaatcaagaagaaggaatcgattatgatgagacatacgcacctgtcgcaagattagaagctattcgaatgttacttgcatatgcttgttataaagatttcaaactttttcaaatggatgttaaaagtactttcttaaatggttttataaatgaagaggtatatgttgagcaacctccaggttttgaaaatcatatttctccaaatcatgttttcaaactcacaaaagcactatatggacttaaacaagctcctagagcttggtacgagagactcagtagtttattgattgaaaaatgtttttcaataggaaaaatcgacacaactcttttcattaaatatgaaaatgatgatattcttttgattcagatttatgttgatgatataatattcggtgctactaatgaaaatatgtgtcaagtttttgctaaaactatgctggaagaatttgagataagcatgatgggagaacttacattctttctcggattgcaaattaagcaagcaaaaagtgggacattcatcaatcaatcaaaatatattaaggaattactgaagaagtttgagatggaaaatgctaaggaaattggaacaccaatgagcccatcaactaaacttgataaagatgaatctggtaaGTCAGTTGattcgaaaatatatcgaggtatgattggtagtttattatatttaacagccatagaccagatattatgtttagtgtgtgcttatgtgcacgctttcaatcatctccaaaagaatcacatttaattacagttaagcgcattcttagatatcttagtggtacaattaacctaggattatggtaccctaagcacacatctttcgatctaatcagttacacagatgcagattatgctagctgtaaaatagatcgaaaaagcactagtgaagcatgtcatttcttaggtcatgcactagtttcctggtttagtataaaacaaaattctgttgcattatctactgctgaggcagaatatgttgctgcgggtagttgttgtgctcaagttctctacatgaggcaacaacttgaagattttaaactcatgtataatcacattccaatcaaatgtgataatacaagtgctataaatctttcaaagaacccaatacaacattctagaactaagcatattgaaataaggtatcattttcttcgagattatgtgcagaaagacgatataatattagagttcacaaacacacacgatcagttagcagatattttcacaaaatctttaccagaagatagattatttatgatcaaaagagaaatatgtatgatgcatgctatgaatatctcttaagagatagaccagagtcaataaacatagagatagattttttaaatacttttacataaacttgagattcttagtctcatgtttgagatgctcattctcttcatataatatcatgtcattcttatccatgggaaccggcaagcggaatgaagaatctaataaagatttcaactgtttattcttctgccgaatgattcattcccttgtgtgagactcttgaacaattcgttgaagtacaacaatttgttctttgagcttttcaacttcgtgatttttggcttgtagctgctgagaaaaagcaacaatagaggaagagtagtgaGTCCCAacactcaccaagtcataaatagcatcagaatctgacttattagtcagattattattttcttgctgcaacatagcaccaatggcagctgcagaaaggatagAAGGTTGAGAtgtagaatgcctcatggatgaatctagagaaatgttagaagaataaaccattgagaaaagcatagaaggcttaaaacgagaatgttgaaggaatgcagatgagttataaaaatgagatgaaaacttgatgcggattggatgaatttcaggattgattttatagagatagcataaagaataagacaaactattgtctcttcaaatcttatttagtcaaaagaaatacaagatatgctggacacacattgtcaaaagttttcttactaagccagcgagattaacagtagattgtctatatttttctagtaaacgatgaacttctgctgttatctgccgatgttgaccttgtatctgaaccctttctcgttccagctcctctattcgtggttgcagatcatgagcataccaatctgcaaattttttcaactcttggttttcttgctttagccttttattctcactatccttattagcaagcttctgtcgtaacttaaatatttgcatgttaagatgatcaatctcactcaccctcgtcattaacctccgagacatgatcgtaatagaggcagcatattgactactgagtattcttgattctgcaataatcccAGAATCAACCTTACTATAAAaacggttctctgctcctatcatggtattgacggcctcaggagagaagattgatgattgatgcgtcaatggttcctgattcaagtctgaaacattagtggaagagaattgctcagccattctatcgttgtgaaaaaacagaactcaagtcaagaagcgattatttttttggcatccaatagatgaaaatgatcatttttttatagcaacttaAAGCCTTCAAttacgtttgtcaacaacatcaggttattgtttaaatctctagccgcactaaattcatagagttaggcctcgagactttgcagcatttgtcgggtcacgaacggctcctttttcaactatctacagtgactattaaaccatcattttcttcagtccatttacttgctgccgatcctttttaatgatgccaaaagggggagaagttttagactagaacattaacattgtttaaattgctaaacttgttatatatgcttggaattatatttatacttttgcttgaaaaactaacgcatattttcagggggagcttaagtattaatacaggtttcaagttctatcaagtatttgtcatcatcaaaaatggggagattgttgaacccaatgtttcaagtttcatgtgattataaatctacacatggattttgataataacaaatgaattcaaagaataaaggagtttcaatctcaagttgttcacacaatggaatcaagcacatcaaagaaccaagcatgagcaagaaggaaacaagttcacattaaagtcatagagtaatgttgtaaatctcttaaaattcgaaattaggattaatgttcaaaattaatattttatcataaagcattaaaatacatttttcacatgtgcatgaatatttttgaaaattaaatttgaaaattttgaaaaatgattgattgttatcttttgcatgtgcatgccttgattaaagggttgaactttgaaaatattaaagatgattgattgtcatatttcacatgtgcatgttttatttgaatattttcaaaagtgattgatgcttttttagacttatacaaaaggtagattattttgtttgaaaaatttgaaaagtaaaatgtgctccttttgtcatatacaaaaagtaaaagattaggtttgaattttttgaaaaggaaagtatgctccttttgtcatatgccaaaaattaaaatattaggtttgatttttttgaaaaaataaatgatgttgtatttgacaattgaaaaagaagaaccttttatttgaagtttttgaaaaagtgaatgatgttgtttttgacatgtgaatcttttttaatttgaatatgaagtctcatatgcctataaatagatcatttgagagcttcacatttacaacaccaagagcatacaacattcattcaaaactttcattctctcttctctaagcattgagcctgaatccttgttcattttgagaaatatagtttgcgctgtattgttcttatttcactcattgaggagtgttttctgataacctacccactatcaacttttatatcagaaaaatagtgtgtataacttttgtgtgtgtagaaagtattctacacggggaatagttgaatcaccacgtgtaaggtgattgcaagtgtagagggtgttctacacggatccttcgtagcggtgttgttcaaaggtataataggtttctatctccacctgaaggaggttgaatagtgaatttgaaaattctcaaggggtagcttgaggcgaggacgtaggcagtggggtcgaacctcattaacatactgagtttgcttctctcttaccattactctttatatttattgttatttcatattttgtttatattttatattatatatttgatttataattgttattttttttaatacaactcaattcacccccctcttgtgttaatcatctgggcaacaaaaaacaaattggttaaactatttttttaagctAGGAAACGTATGGGTTTTTAggttcatatttttaatttttaattttctattttttcttatacAATTTATTTCTTCCATCAGTGTGCCTAATgaaacgatttttttttttccttttaatatttttttttttgagattttacaAAAACTTAACAAAAAGACTAATTTGATTATAATGAAATACAAGATTaaaaatttaaggaaaaattGATCAATAACCCTAGTATCTTTGGTCAGGTTGAGATTCATCTCTTATATATCTTGTTATGAAATAATACTATGTACTATAATAAGTTTTGGATTAGGATTCTCATCTATTAGAAATTCATCCACCTTAGTTATAGTTAATAGAAAGAAATATTCTTTTGCAACTCACTGCAGAGGATACGATAGATtgttaaatgaaaaattattattactaattttaaaaaataaaatttttatagtttattgataaagaaaaaaaaggttggGCTTTGGCTGCAATGAGGCGGTCAGGTATGATTATTGTGTTTAGGGGTGCTCCCTGCACCTTCCGGGCAGGTAGTGCCTATTCCCACTGTTCGCCCATTGCCTACGACTAGAGAGAGTTtctaaagagaaagagagatataCATGGGGCTGAGAATGACGACGAGAAAGAAAGACTACGATAACAAGGCATAAGAGATTGAGAGACTGCGAAGGCAAGAGGTAAGAGActaagagatgagagagaggaagacacaagggagggggagggggagagTAGGGTCTTAaaataaagagttttgttattcgTTATCTCACGCACCACtcaccatatttatttttattttattttaatttattttttattttatttattttaaactaattaaaattttttacatacaCCATgcatttagtaaaaaaataaataaaaagttatgTATTATGCACTGTGTgagaatgataaatataattttgtaaaataaaacataatagcAAAACGACAATGACgcgtttaattaaaaaaatttgttatttttaatatatatatataaatagatacacaaatatatattggGCTGGGCGGACGTGTAAAAACTCGAGCGGGCTTGGGCTTGGGCTCCCCCCCGGCCCGCGGGTAGTGTTTTCTTGGTCCTAGTCGTGTTTTCTTAGCCGCGGGGTCAAAAAAGGAAGAATAATATATGATCTAAATCTTATTGCAGAAGAAGTTATAGATCTTTAGAAAAGAAGTATAGAGACGAATCTCAACTCAGGTTATACGCCAACTCCTCCAAAGTTAATTAAAACGCACTACCGCCAGTGGCCCTTAAAAGCCGTCTTTCCGTGCAATGAAGCACAAGGAGGCAAAGCTGCCAATGGCTGATCAGACTGGTGGAGCCGGAAACAACGGGGCAGcaaacaacaaaaattttcGTCTGAAATACGCCGTTGATGCCGGATTCTTATCCGGTCCACACCCTAACGACACGCCGAACGCCCTTGCCCTCGATGACGAAGAATCTGGTAGAGCCCCGAGCTCTGACGACTCAGAGAGCTGCGAATCGGCTGGTGAGTCGCCGCGACTGGCCAGTCTGGCAGCGAGCTTCCGCGTCTTCTCGGAGTCGCTGTTGAGAATGGAGCGAGCCCAATTGGAGATGGCCAAGGCGAGGGAAGCCTCGCGATTGGAATCGGAGAAGCGGCGGATCGAATCGGAGGCCGAGCTGACTCGGATGATGCTGCAGACTCAGTTGCAGATGGCCTCATTTGTCTTGCAGCAGAGTCCGAGTAGGAAGCGGAAGCGCGTCGAAGAAGATCAGTCGCCATTATTTTCTGAAAGGTAAAAAGTTAAATAGGTAGTTGGGGCTTACGAATCAGCCAAGAAATGGTTTATTTGACTCACTGAGTTAGTAAGTTTTGTTAATCATGCAGGGAAGGAGCACTGCTTTTCAGTTTTATCCAGTGCAATCTGCTCTTCTGAGGTCACTTATGGCCCCAATTCATAGGGAAACTATGTATTTATTACTtctgccctttttttttctcgagaaaacaataaaatgatATTGAGCAATGCTGTTCAGTTTTATCCAGTGCAATTTGCTCTTCTGAAGTCAGTTATGGCCCCAATTCATGGGGAAACTATGTATTTATCACTTGTTCTTCTCGAAACaataaaatgatgttatttgTAAGTGTCACCCAATGTTTGATTACTTGATTATGAGTAACTGTATACATCTAGAGAAAATATCAAAGCAGTCCACTTTCATCGCCCAAAAATCCAACTGGGGGCTCTTTCTGAGAAGATTAGAGTTTTGAATCTTCTAGTCATTATAATAGTAAAGACTTCCGCCGAGTCATGGCACTCTCGATATATTCTCGTAAAGGTGGAAGACACCCTCCCCCTTCTCCATCTTTACGGACTAGTCCTCgaattatctataaaaaaaaaaaaaaaacaatgtcaTTTGAATTagatcaaagaaagaaagaaaaaagggattAATTAGTGTCGTAATGATTGAAACATGAAGAGCTTGATTGTTACCTTTGATGCCCACGACCGCTCGGCTTGTTGGCATACATCTCTAATATCCCTTCCAGACATTCTGAAATTGGCAAAGAAGATTACAATAACATGTAAACACGGCATTCTATCTAGGCTTAACATTGTACTGCTAGAAAGAATCCATATGGCTAATTTCATTCACTCGTGCTTGGCAAGGTTTTGC
This sequence is a window from Carya illinoinensis cultivar Pawnee chromosome 9, C.illinoinensisPawnee_v1, whole genome shotgun sequence. Protein-coding genes within it:
- the LOC122276150 gene encoding uncharacterized protein At4g22160, with product MKHKEAKLPMADQTGGAGNNGAANNKNFRLKYAVDAGFLSGPHPNDTPNALALDDEESGRAPSSDDSESCESAGESPRLASLAASFRVFSESLLRMERAQLEMAKAREASRLESEKRRIESEAELTRMMLQTQLQMASFVLQQSPSRKRKRVEEDQSPLFSEREGALLFSFIQCNLLF